One genomic region from uncultured Cohaesibacter sp. encodes:
- a CDS encoding ATP12 family protein — protein MAEQDKDSRETFGVLFGDFAPGQKDSTDNPMMRSKEAAKAALPKRFYKDVSVGTEEGSGEGVVGETLYCVLLDGRKVKSPAKKTVCVPTRQLAEALVAEWDAQEKEINPALMPLTRLLNSTVDGVEEAREAIIEEIIAYLNNDFICYPASHPERLVQRQKEHWHPVLNRAEEALGGRFVQASGILAIEQSPIMGERLRALWADLDVYQLGALHSMMTLTGSALLPFALWDGFLEPEAVWNAAMVDEDWNIELWGEDEEATKRRVFRRAEYEAAVQVITALRP, from the coding sequence ATGGCAGAACAGGATAAGGATTCGCGCGAAACGTTCGGCGTGCTGTTTGGTGATTTTGCGCCCGGACAAAAGGACAGCACCGACAATCCCATGATGCGCTCGAAAGAAGCGGCAAAGGCTGCTTTGCCCAAACGCTTCTACAAGGATGTTTCCGTTGGCACAGAAGAGGGCAGCGGTGAGGGTGTTGTGGGCGAAACGCTCTATTGTGTTTTGCTGGATGGTCGCAAGGTGAAAAGCCCGGCCAAGAAGACCGTGTGCGTGCCCACCCGTCAGCTCGCCGAAGCCCTTGTTGCCGAATGGGACGCGCAGGAGAAAGAAATCAATCCGGCCTTGATGCCATTGACCCGTCTTCTCAATTCCACGGTAGATGGCGTTGAAGAGGCGCGCGAGGCGATCATCGAAGAAATCATCGCCTATCTCAATAATGACTTCATTTGCTATCCGGCGAGCCATCCGGAACGGTTGGTGCAGCGACAGAAGGAACATTGGCATCCCGTGCTGAATCGGGCCGAGGAAGCTCTTGGAGGCCGTTTCGTGCAGGCCAGTGGCATTCTTGCTATCGAGCAGTCCCCGATCATGGGAGAGCGTCTGAGGGCGCTCTGGGCCGATCTGGATGTCTATCAGCTTGGTGCGTTGCACAGTATGATGACATTGACCGGTTCAGCGCTGTTGCCTTTTGCCCTGTGGGATGGGTTTCTAGAGCCGGAAGCTGTGTGGAATGCGGCCATGGTGGATGAAGACTGGAATATCGAGCTTTGGGGTGAGGATGAAGAAGCCACCAAACGCCGTGTTTTCCGCCGGGCGGAGTATGAAGCCGCCGTTCAGGTCATCACAGCTCTGCGTCCCTGA
- the crcB gene encoding fluoride efflux transporter CrcB: MNQFIFVAIGGACGASLRHLVGLAALRSFGSGLPYGTMICNIVGSFFMGLLIHFLAVRFSASTEIRLLLTTGLLGGFTTFSTFSLDIVTMTERGQSGLALFYIAISLAGGIVALFVGLSAARALV; encoded by the coding sequence ATGAATCAATTTATTTTTGTGGCTATCGGCGGCGCTTGCGGGGCAAGTCTGCGGCATCTGGTTGGTTTGGCCGCGTTGCGCTCTTTTGGCAGCGGATTGCCCTATGGCACCATGATTTGCAATATCGTTGGTTCCTTTTTCATGGGGCTGCTCATTCATTTTCTCGCGGTTCGTTTCAGCGCCAGTACGGAAATTCGCCTGCTGCTGACGACGGGTTTGTTGGGCGGTTTTACGACCTTTTCCACCTTCTCCCTCGACATTGTGACGATGACCGAGCGGGGGCAGTCGGGTTTGGCGCTGTTTTATATTGCAATCTCGCTGGCGGGCGGTATTGTGGCGCTCTTTGTTGGGCTTTCGGCAGCCCGCGCGCTGGTGTGA
- a CDS encoding NADPH-dependent FMN reductase yields the protein MTKTLKVAGICGSLREGAYSRSLMEAMVELLPEGTEFNSVDIGSIPHYNQDQDTANGPEAVLTSRSLIAESDAVLITLPEFNHGIPGVLKNALDWLSRPAFTSCFTNKPVLFATIAPGPLGGVRAQAQMRETLSCMLCKMLPLPEIAVTFAGQKFPNGKLEDEATTKHLQTVIGSFLDQADLR from the coding sequence ATGACGAAGACACTGAAAGTCGCCGGTATTTGCGGCAGCTTGCGCGAAGGGGCCTATTCCCGTTCGCTTATGGAAGCCATGGTAGAATTGCTGCCAGAGGGCACCGAATTCAATAGCGTGGATATCGGCTCCATACCGCATTATAATCAGGATCAGGATACGGCTAATGGCCCAGAGGCCGTTCTCACCAGCCGTTCGCTGATTGCCGAAAGCGATGCAGTCCTGATCACCCTGCCAGAATTCAACCACGGCATTCCCGGTGTTCTCAAAAACGCGCTCGACTGGCTGTCCCGCCCGGCCTTTACCAGCTGCTTCACCAACAAGCCGGTGCTGTTTGCCACCATTGCTCCGGGCCCTCTTGGCGGCGTGCGGGCGCAAGCACAGATGCGCGAGACCCTCTCCTGCATGCTTTGCAAGATGCTCCCCCTGCCGGAAATAGCGGTCACCTTCGCGGGTCAGAAATTCCCCAACGGCAAGCTCGAAGATGAAGCCACCACGAAGCATCTGCAAACCGTGATCGGTTCCTTCCTCGATCAGGCAGACCTGCGCTAA
- a CDS encoding ion channel: MLISLFVGCLVITICVFVQMLGLIEVFNRVRILAHIWSNIAIHYRKMWLMVVTVLGVFVIHALQIWVWAVTYWVVGALPDFDESLYFSTVTFSTLGYGDIILSEHWRILGALEGIAGFIYIGWSTAYLIGASKRYGPFAAKHHF; this comes from the coding sequence ATGCTGATCAGCCTTTTTGTGGGATGTCTGGTGATCACGATCTGCGTGTTTGTGCAGATGCTGGGGCTTATCGAAGTCTTCAACCGTGTGCGTATTCTGGCGCATATCTGGTCGAATATCGCCATTCACTATCGCAAGATGTGGTTGATGGTTGTCACCGTGCTGGGTGTCTTTGTCATCCATGCGTTGCAGATCTGGGTGTGGGCCGTGACCTACTGGGTGGTGGGGGCGTTGCCGGATTTTGATGAGTCGCTCTATTTCTCCACCGTGACCTTCTCCACGCTGGGCTATGGCGATATCATTCTCTCCGAGCATTGGCGCATTCTGGGGGCGCTGGAGGGGATTGCCGGCTTCATCTATATCGGATGGTCCACGGCTTACCTTATCGGGGCAAGCAAACGGTATGGACCGTTTGCTGCCAAGCATCATTTTTAG
- a CDS encoding cupin domain-containing protein, protein MFRTKEGDHSYRFEDHGPKYLQRGPRSDIGVVTLQPGQHFATHKHCVIEENFLTIEGEVHMYVNGELHKLGVGDFLRCDPGEAHYVINKGETPWKAVFIKAPYDPKDGTPIEWEPGDDPSVFASI, encoded by the coding sequence ATGTTCAGAACAAAAGAAGGCGATCACTCATACCGTTTCGAAGACCACGGGCCTAAATATCTTCAGCGCGGCCCGAGATCCGATATAGGCGTAGTCACCTTGCAGCCCGGTCAACATTTCGCGACTCACAAGCATTGCGTGATCGAGGAGAATTTCCTCACGATCGAAGGCGAAGTGCATATGTATGTGAACGGCGAATTGCACAAGCTCGGCGTCGGGGATTTCCTCCGCTGCGATCCGGGCGAAGCGCATTATGTGATCAACAAGGGAGAAACACCTTGGAAAGCGGTCTTTATCAAGGCCCCTTACGACCCCAAGGACGGCACCCCGATCGAATGGGAACCGGGTGACGACCCGTCCGTATTCGCGTCCATCTGA
- the folK gene encoding 2-amino-4-hydroxy-6-hydroxymethyldihydropteridine diphosphokinase, translated as MMNGTSPETEVYISLGGNIGDPAITIEDALSTLSSQKGVRVISRSPYYITPPWGKTDQAEFINACALIRTTLSASELLAVCLSVERSMGRIRGEHWGPRIIDIDLLTYGDQVIDEDNLKIPHPYISERAFVLVPLRDLAPDFSLNGQSVDAMLENLDVTGISLLDKHK; from the coding sequence ATGATGAACGGCACGTCACCGGAAACTGAGGTGTATATCTCGCTGGGCGGCAATATTGGGGATCCTGCGATCACCATTGAAGACGCACTTTCGACCCTTTCCTCCCAGAAAGGCGTGCGCGTTATTTCCCGCTCGCCTTATTATATCACCCCACCATGGGGCAAAACCGATCAGGCCGAATTCATCAATGCCTGCGCCCTCATCAGGACGACGCTCTCCGCAAGCGAATTGCTCGCGGTCTGTCTTTCCGTTGAAAGGAGCATGGGGCGCATCAGGGGTGAACATTGGGGCCCGCGCATCATCGACATTGATTTGCTGACCTATGGGGATCAGGTGATTGATGAGGATAACCTGAAAATCCCTCATCCCTATATCAGCGAACGCGCCTTTGTGCTGGTGCCCTTGCGCGATCTGGCACCGGATTTTTCGCTCAACGGGCAATCAGTTGATGCCATGCTGGAAAATCTGGACGTGACAGGCATCAGCTTGCTTGATAAACATAAGTGA
- a CDS encoding acyl-CoA carboxylase subunit beta, which produces MKNVIAELEKRREQARLGGGQNRVDAQHERGKLTARERIEAFLDEGSFEEFDMYVQHKCTDFGMEKVKMPGDGVVTGWGTVNGRIVYIFAKDFTVLGGSLSWTHAQKIIKIQDMALKSRAPIIGLFDAGGARIQEGVDALGGYGEVFQRNVMSSGVIPQISLIMGPCAGGDVYSPAMTDFIFMVRDRSYMFVTGPEVVKTVTNEEVTSEQLGGASVHTTKSSIADGAYDDDVEALSQMRRLIDFLPANNFSDPPLLDNFDPWDREEPSLDTLVPNNPNKPYDMKELILKLVDEGDFFEIQESFARNIITGFGRMEGRTIGIVANQPMVLAGVLDSDCSRKAARFVRFCDAFEIPVVTLVDVPGFLPGTDQEYGGLIKHGAKLLFAYAEATVPKVTVITRKAYGGAYDVMGSKHLRGDVNYAWPSAQIAVMGAKGAVEIIFRKDLDDPDKIAAHTKDYEDRFLSPFVAAERGFIDEVIMPFRTRLRVSRALRMLRNKRLENPWKKHDNIPL; this is translated from the coding sequence ATGAAAAATGTAATTGCTGAGCTGGAAAAGCGTCGTGAGCAGGCCCGGTTGGGGGGCGGCCAGAATCGCGTGGACGCGCAACACGAACGAGGCAAGCTGACAGCCCGCGAGCGGATAGAAGCCTTTCTGGATGAAGGCTCGTTTGAAGAATTCGACATGTATGTGCAGCATAAATGCACGGATTTCGGCATGGAAAAGGTCAAGATGCCGGGCGATGGTGTTGTGACCGGCTGGGGCACCGTCAATGGTCGGATCGTTTATATTTTCGCCAAGGATTTCACGGTGCTCGGGGGCTCTCTCTCCTGGACCCATGCCCAGAAGATCATCAAGATTCAGGATATGGCCCTGAAAAGCCGCGCGCCGATTATTGGCCTGTTCGATGCAGGCGGGGCGCGCATTCAGGAAGGGGTTGATGCACTGGGTGGCTATGGCGAGGTGTTCCAGCGCAATGTGATGTCTTCGGGTGTCATTCCGCAGATTTCCCTTATCATGGGGCCATGCGCGGGGGGTGATGTCTATTCGCCGGCAATGACCGACTTCATCTTCATGGTGCGGGATCGCTCCTATATGTTTGTGACAGGGCCGGAAGTGGTCAAGACGGTGACCAACGAGGAAGTCACCTCCGAACAACTGGGCGGGGCGTCGGTGCATACGACCAAGTCATCCATCGCGGACGGGGCCTATGATGATGATGTCGAGGCCTTGTCGCAGATGCGGCGTCTGATTGATTTCCTGCCAGCCAATAACTTCTCCGATCCTCCCTTGCTCGACAATTTCGACCCATGGGACCGAGAAGAGCCTTCGCTGGATACATTGGTGCCGAACAATCCGAACAAGCCGTATGACATGAAGGAGCTGATCCTCAAACTGGTTGATGAGGGCGATTTCTTTGAAATTCAGGAGAGCTTTGCCCGCAACATCATCACCGGTTTTGGTCGCATGGAAGGGCGTACCATCGGCATCGTGGCCAACCAGCCGATGGTTCTGGCTGGTGTGCTGGATAGCGACTGTTCGCGCAAGGCTGCGCGTTTCGTGCGCTTTTGCGATGCCTTCGAGATTCCGGTGGTCACGCTGGTGGATGTGCCCGGGTTTCTGCCTGGCACCGATCAGGAATATGGCGGGCTGATCAAACATGGCGCCAAGCTCCTGTTTGCCTATGCCGAGGCGACTGTGCCCAAAGTGACCGTGATCACGCGCAAGGCCTATGGAGGCGCCTATGATGTTATGGGATCGAAGCATTTGCGTGGTGACGTCAATTATGCATGGCCGAGCGCCCAGATTGCCGTGATGGGGGCGAAAGGAGCGGTAGAAATCATCTTCCGCAAGGATCTTGATGATCCCGACAAGATCGCCGCTCATACCAAGGATTATGAAGACCGTTTCCTGTCACCGTTTGTTGCAGCCGAAAGGGGCTTCATTGATGAGGTGATCATGCCGTTTCGAACGCGTTTGCGTGTCTCACGCGCCTTGCGCATGCTGCGCAACAAACGGCTGGAGAATCCATGGAAGAAGCACGACAATATTCCGCTTTAA
- a CDS encoding AEC family transporter: MTNILSITLPIFLLIGAGYLATYFKVCSPTDIGSIGRFVLYFPMPALIIVAFQSHPIGQILNWNYLIAYGCGSIASFVLTTLCGRYVLKKDFSTSAIYGMGASASNSAYIGYPVVSAVIGPIGAICMALNFMVENVIIVPLSLILADVGSKKSGQVSAVMRQILFKLIKNPIIVGIALGLIISLSGLVLPTPVDKALSLLSAVASPTALFVIGGSLVGLRLKGMRGDISLVFLFKLIAHPVMVFAAIMLLVPSLEPKFAVGAILFASVPMMSIYPIFAEAYQLGQRAAAAVFVATMLSFFTIPLAVTVVHALFPLN, from the coding sequence ATGACCAATATTCTGAGCATCACATTGCCAATATTCCTCCTTATTGGTGCGGGATATCTGGCTACCTATTTCAAAGTTTGTAGCCCGACTGACATTGGGAGCATCGGCCGCTTTGTTCTCTATTTCCCCATGCCCGCACTCATTATTGTGGCTTTTCAGAGCCATCCTATAGGGCAAATTCTCAACTGGAATTATCTGATTGCCTATGGGTGCGGGTCTATTGCCTCATTTGTGCTGACAACGCTGTGTGGGCGCTATGTGCTGAAGAAAGATTTTTCGACAAGCGCCATTTATGGCATGGGGGCTAGCGCATCCAACAGTGCCTATATTGGTTATCCTGTGGTGTCTGCCGTCATTGGGCCGATTGGCGCCATTTGTATGGCGTTGAATTTTATGGTCGAGAACGTCATTATCGTTCCGTTGTCACTTATTTTGGCTGATGTTGGAAGCAAAAAGAGTGGGCAAGTGTCCGCCGTCATGCGCCAGATTCTTTTTAAATTGATCAAGAATCCCATTATCGTGGGTATCGCGCTTGGGCTGATCATTTCTCTTTCCGGTCTGGTTTTGCCTACGCCGGTGGATAAGGCTCTATCGCTTCTTTCTGCTGTTGCGAGCCCGACGGCCCTCTTTGTTATTGGTGGCTCATTGGTTGGGCTTCGCCTGAAGGGTATGCGTGGAGATATCTCTCTCGTCTTCCTGTTCAAACTTATCGCGCACCCTGTGATGGTTTTTGCTGCGATTATGTTGTTGGTACCGTCTCTTGAACCGAAATTCGCGGTTGGGGCCATTCTGTTTGCCAGTGTTCCAATGATGAGCATTTATCCGATTTTTGCAGAGGCCTATCAGTTGGGACAGCGAGCCGCTGCCGCGGTCTTTGTTGCAACGATGCTGTCCTTCTTTACGATTCCTCTTGCCGTTACAGTGGTTCACGCTCTTTTCCCTTTGAACTGA
- the pdxY gene encoding pyridoxal kinase PdxY, which translates to MKGVLSIQSHVTYGHAGNSAAVFPMQRMGLEVWPIHTVHFSNHTQYSEGWTGKAVAGEAIAEIFDGLEKIGVIKNIQAIVTGYLGDGSHCDVIANIVKKVKAANPDCLYLCDPVMGDPEKGCIVSDGVADSLVGTLMPMADILVPNQFELTRFTGQDIHSMEDAIAACSKARALGPDLVLAKHLHGVKGDQFSMLMASSQGNYLAQRPHLTFPREPVGVGDMISATFLAGLINGLEAPQALEHCNNAVFGILEETAASNQWELQLIAGQKQFETPSNSFKVVQL; encoded by the coding sequence ATGAAAGGTGTTCTTTCCATTCAGTCCCATGTGACCTATGGCCATGCTGGCAATAGCGCCGCAGTCTTTCCGATGCAGCGTATGGGGCTTGAGGTTTGGCCGATCCACACGGTCCATTTTTCCAACCACACCCAGTATAGTGAGGGCTGGACGGGCAAGGCTGTCGCAGGAGAGGCCATTGCCGAGATATTCGACGGGCTGGAAAAGATTGGCGTCATCAAGAATATCCAGGCAATCGTCACGGGCTATCTGGGAGATGGGTCCCATTGCGATGTGATCGCCAACATAGTCAAGAAGGTCAAGGCCGCCAATCCCGACTGTCTTTATCTGTGTGATCCGGTGATGGGCGACCCGGAAAAAGGCTGCATCGTCAGCGATGGCGTAGCCGATAGCCTTGTCGGCACCCTTATGCCCATGGCCGACATTCTGGTGCCAAACCAGTTCGAACTGACCCGTTTTACCGGTCAAGACATTCACAGCATGGAAGACGCCATTGCAGCTTGCTCAAAAGCGCGGGCTCTGGGACCAGATCTCGTACTTGCCAAGCATCTGCACGGTGTGAAGGGCGATCAATTCTCCATGCTTATGGCATCGAGCCAAGGCAACTATCTGGCCCAGCGCCCTCACCTGACCTTCCCAAGGGAACCGGTGGGCGTCGGCGACATGATCTCGGCAACCTTCCTGGCCGGATTGATCAATGGCCTTGAAGCGCCGCAGGCTTTGGAACATTGCAACAACGCGGTGTTTGGCATTCTGGAAGAAACCGCAGCCTCCAACCAATGGGAGCTTCAGCTCATAGCAGGACAGAAGCAGTTTGAAACCCCGTCAAACAGTTTCAAGGTCGTCCAGCTCTGA
- a CDS encoding HAD-IA family hydrolase → MSLKLFIFDCDGTLVDSQHTIVEGMEHAFGVHSLEPPTADATRSIIGLSLPEAIVKLAPDLSLASNAAIVQSYKDYVIAKRASGDAVELLYDGAKEAIEALAKEADVLLGIATGKAYRGVLHLFDCYDWHDLFVTVQTADRAPSKPHPGMILQAMEQTGARPEDTYMIGDTSYDMEMAINAKVTPIGVSWGYHTSDVLRDAGAEHIVDDYPALHALLGRL, encoded by the coding sequence ATGAGCCTCAAACTCTTTATCTTTGATTGCGACGGTACTCTGGTGGATAGCCAGCATACGATTGTAGAGGGCATGGAACATGCATTCGGCGTGCATAGCCTTGAGCCGCCCACGGCTGACGCCACACGCTCTATTATCGGGTTGTCGCTGCCAGAAGCGATTGTCAAACTGGCGCCGGACTTGAGTCTAGCGTCCAATGCGGCGATTGTTCAAAGCTACAAGGATTATGTCATCGCCAAGCGGGCCAGTGGGGATGCGGTTGAGTTGCTCTATGATGGTGCGAAAGAGGCTATTGAAGCACTGGCCAAGGAAGCGGATGTGCTTCTTGGTATCGCGACCGGCAAAGCCTATCGCGGCGTATTGCATCTGTTTGATTGCTACGACTGGCATGATCTGTTTGTGACGGTGCAAACCGCCGATCGAGCGCCTTCCAAACCGCATCCGGGCATGATCTTGCAGGCGATGGAGCAGACAGGTGCGCGTCCTGAAGACACCTATATGATCGGTGATACCAGCTACGATATGGAAATGGCCATCAATGCCAAGGTAACCCCCATCGGCGTAAGCTGGGGCTATCATACTTCTGACGTGTTGAGAGACGCAGGGGCCGAGCATATTGTCGATGATTATCCGGCGCTGCATGCCTTGCTGGGGCGTCTTTGA
- the folP gene encoding dihydropteroate synthase, translating into MGIINVTPDSFSDGGRFLGEQNALDHARQLASEGAQILDIGGESTRPGADLVVEQEELDRVIPAIRSIAAADLGRAISIDTYKARVADKALEAGAHIVNDVWGLQREPDIAKAAADHHAPVIINHWEKERQSDIDIMEQMKRFFDRSIEIALKAGVKPSEIILDPGFGFAKNAAENIEILARLEQLCDWGYPILIGTSRKRFIGSLTGREEPRDRVFGTVASNVIALMKGAAIFRVHDVAAHKDALAVAHAVYDQQRT; encoded by the coding sequence ATGGGCATTATCAATGTGACACCGGATAGTTTTTCCGATGGTGGACGCTTTCTGGGCGAGCAAAATGCCCTGGACCATGCCAGACAGTTGGCTAGTGAAGGCGCGCAGATACTCGATATCGGAGGGGAATCAACGCGGCCGGGCGCAGATCTGGTGGTCGAGCAAGAAGAGCTGGACCGCGTCATTCCGGCTATCAGGAGCATCGCTGCAGCCGATCTTGGTCGGGCCATCTCCATTGATACCTACAAGGCCCGCGTTGCCGACAAGGCGCTGGAGGCCGGAGCCCATATCGTCAATGATGTGTGGGGCCTACAGCGCGAGCCGGACATTGCCAAAGCCGCAGCCGACCATCACGCACCGGTCATCATCAATCACTGGGAGAAAGAGCGCCAGAGCGATATCGACATCATGGAGCAGATGAAGCGATTCTTTGACCGCTCCATCGAGATCGCCCTCAAGGCCGGAGTCAAGCCAAGCGAGATCATTCTCGACCCCGGTTTTGGCTTTGCCAAGAATGCCGCAGAAAATATCGAAATTTTGGCTCGACTTGAACAATTGTGCGATTGGGGGTATCCAATATTGATTGGCACGTCACGCAAGAGATTTATCGGCAGCTTGACCGGTCGGGAGGAACCACGGGATCGGGTCTTCGGCACTGTCGCCTCGAATGTGATTGCCCTGATGAAGGGGGCCGCCATTTTCCGCGTGCATGACGTCGCAGCACACAAAGATGCGCTCGCCGTTGCACACGCCGTTTACGACCAACAACGGACCTGA
- the folB gene encoding dihydroneopterin aldolase has product MDRIILRDLAFFAYHGVFEEEATLGQRFYFDLDCYLDMRPAGQSDDETKTVRYDFIVKRLADIVQNQRFKLIEALAEAVAKDLLTQFPQLQQVRIKVRKPEAPIPAIIKDIAVEITRDRKDYA; this is encoded by the coding sequence ATGGATCGCATCATCCTCCGAGACCTCGCATTCTTTGCCTATCACGGTGTTTTTGAAGAAGAAGCCACACTCGGGCAGCGTTTCTATTTCGATCTGGATTGTTATCTGGACATGCGCCCAGCCGGCCAAAGCGACGATGAAACAAAGACCGTGCGCTACGATTTTATCGTCAAGCGCCTGGCAGACATCGTCCAGAACCAGCGTTTCAAGTTGATTGAAGCTCTGGCCGAAGCGGTAGCCAAGGATCTGTTGACCCAGTTTCCACAACTGCAACAGGTCCGGATCAAGGTTCGTAAACCGGAAGCCCCCATCCCCGCAATCATCAAAGACATAGCAGTGGAAATTACCAGAGACCGCAAGGATTATGCATGA
- a CDS encoding RluA family pseudouridine synthase yields the protein MATIQFREVTGDEDGLRLDRWFKEHYPGLSFGQLQKLLRTGQVRVDGKRVKTNARLTKGQEVRIPPLATDEKSQNAAPKRAMPRASDDDGEFLKSIMLYEDKDLFVINKPAGLAVQGGSGMSRHVDGMLEALRDRNGQKPRLVHRLDRDTSGVLVLARKRSIAMELTKAFRERSTQKTYWALVRGVPKPHQARISTYLAKYQAEDGDRMRIARHGDQGAQHAVTHYSVVETSGQKMSWLVLKPVTGRTHQLRVHTAYMECPIVGDPKYFNVENWEFPGGIQKKLHLHARRIRIPHPKGGMLDVSAPLPPHMQQSWNLLGFDESAYDPEIEDELGSED from the coding sequence ATGGCAACCATTCAGTTTCGTGAAGTGACAGGGGATGAAGACGGGCTGCGCCTGGACCGCTGGTTCAAGGAGCATTATCCGGGTCTTTCCTTTGGCCAATTGCAGAAGTTGCTGCGCACGGGACAGGTGCGTGTCGATGGCAAGCGGGTGAAAACCAACGCGCGGCTGACGAAGGGGCAGGAAGTTCGCATTCCGCCTCTGGCGACCGATGAGAAATCCCAGAATGCTGCTCCCAAGCGCGCCATGCCACGCGCTTCGGATGATGATGGGGAATTTCTCAAGTCGATCATGCTTTACGAAGACAAGGATCTGTTTGTCATCAACAAGCCTGCAGGCTTGGCGGTGCAGGGCGGCTCGGGCATGAGCCGCCATGTGGATGGCATGCTGGAAGCCTTGCGTGACCGCAACGGACAGAAGCCACGCCTCGTGCATCGGCTTGACCGGGACACGTCGGGCGTGTTGGTTCTGGCGCGCAAGCGTTCCATCGCCATGGAACTGACCAAGGCTTTCCGCGAACGCTCCACCCAGAAAACCTATTGGGCGCTGGTGCGTGGTGTGCCAAAGCCGCATCAGGCTCGCATCTCCACCTATCTGGCCAAATATCAGGCCGAAGACGGCGACCGTATGCGTATTGCACGGCATGGGGATCAGGGGGCGCAGCATGCTGTTACCCATTATTCCGTCGTTGAAACTTCCGGACAGAAGATGTCCTGGCTTGTGCTCAAGCCGGTGACCGGTCGGACCCATCAGCTGCGTGTACATACGGCCTATATGGAATGCCCTATCGTCGGAGACCCCAAATATTTCAACGTCGAGAATTGGGAATTTCCGGGCGGTATCCAGAAAAAGCTTCATCTGCATGCGCGCCGCATCCGTATTCCGCACCCGAAGGGCGGCATGCTGGATGTCAGTGCACCGCTTCCTCCCCATATGCAACAGAGCTGGAACCTTCTGGGCTTTGACGAGTCTGCCTATGATCCCGAGATCGAGGATGAACTCGGCTCCGAAGACTGA
- a CDS encoding FliM/FliN family flagellar motor switch protein, which translates to MANLDSISINISVVLGTTEIPIHQLLRMGRGAVIELDAHEEDDCLILANDIPVAHGQVILRGEKVGISITRVLMRSPDWRPLRGIHRVNG; encoded by the coding sequence GTGGCCAATCTAGATTCCATATCGATTAATATATCTGTTGTGCTGGGCACAACAGAAATTCCGATTCATCAGCTTCTGCGCATGGGGCGCGGTGCCGTCATCGAACTTGACGCACATGAAGAGGATGATTGCCTGATTTTGGCCAATGATATCCCGGTGGCTCATGGGCAGGTGATTCTGCGCGGTGAAAAGGTGGGTATTTCGATTACGCGGGTTCTGATGCGCAGCCCTGACTGGCGTCCACTTCGTGGCATCCATCGCGTAAACGGGTAG
- the lipB gene encoding lipoyl(octanoyl) transferase LipB gives MMTSTGDPVDWIISDRLIPYPDAMVFMENRIAAIAKGEANECVWLLEHPPLYTAGTSANPADLVSPDRFDVFTTGRGGQYTYHGPGQRIAYVMLDLKRRRQDIRLFVESLEAWIINTLAEHNIKGERRKDRVGVWVARPEKGADVEDKIAAIGIRVRKWVTFHGISLNIEPDLDHYSGIVPCGIAKHGVTSFVDLGYPVAMPDVDMTLREEFEQLFGPTVR, from the coding sequence ATGATGACAAGCACGGGCGATCCTGTCGATTGGATTATTTCAGATCGACTGATTCCCTATCCCGATGCAATGGTGTTCATGGAAAACAGGATTGCCGCGATTGCGAAGGGTGAGGCAAACGAATGTGTCTGGCTTTTGGAGCACCCTCCTCTTTATACCGCTGGGACCAGCGCCAATCCGGCAGATCTCGTTTCTCCCGATCGCTTTGACGTTTTCACCACGGGGCGCGGCGGGCAATATACCTACCATGGTCCGGGTCAGCGCATCGCCTATGTGATGCTTGATTTGAAACGCCGCCGTCAGGACATCCGCTTGTTTGTCGAAAGCCTTGAGGCCTGGATCATCAACACGCTGGCAGAGCATAATATCAAGGGCGAACGCCGCAAGGACCGCGTCGGAGTATGGGTTGCACGCCCGGAAAAAGGCGCCGACGTTGAGGACAAGATCGCAGCCATCGGTATTCGCGTGCGCAAGTGGGTCACCTTCCACGGCATCAGTCTCAATATTGAGCCGGATCTGGATCACTATAGTGGCATCGTCCCCTGTGGCATCGCCAAGCATGGAGTTACAAGCTTTGTCGATCTGGGTTATCCCGTTGCCATGCCTGATGTCGACATGACGTTGAGAGAGGAATTTGAGCAGCTTTTCGGCCCAACGGTGCGCTAG